In Theileria annulata chromosome 3, complete sequence, *** SEQUENCING IN PROGRESS ***, the sequence aataaaaaagaatCGCATATACCATTGATGTTTGATAAAGGAAGTGTGGAACAAGTACAGGAACCgattatacaaaataaaatagtACAAAGAAAACTGGCGTTAGCTGAGTTGTTTTCAATATTTACTGATCCAATGTCTGTGATCAGAGATAAAATTGAAACACTCCATAATAAACCTGTTGATTTGGATGGATTGGAAGAATATTTACTgaacaataatataaaacatGAAGTTTTTGAAGAGAACATCTTCAAAATTAGTAAAGCTGAAGTCGAGGAGATTCTCAGGAATACCATCGACGCTAGTGATCGTTCTAATAATACCAGTAACGCAgttgatataataaatagtatgataaattttgaaagtattttaaatttcttttGTACCATAACTTCACATATCGTTAGACCTAaagttgataaaattatggATAATACTCAATACTATTACATGCTTAATACTGCTAATGGTATTGACTGTCAAATTGACATCACTAACAGTGATAATGGTGGCAATGGAATAGATGTTTTGAATTATGGTTATCTGGTACCTATAATCTCACTGTGTAATCATAGTAATTCTAAACCTAATTCCGATATTTCACTAATCTACTCAGATGGAGAATTAACATTTAGTTTAAAAACTACTAGTGATATAGCTGTTAATTCTGAGATTTTGATCAATTATGGAGAATGTGATAATAACACATTATTACTGGATTATGGGTTTGTTTCTGGTGATGAGGGTAACAACTGGGTTTTGATGGGTTTGGACAATGATTTGGTTAGAGATTCAGCGAAAAAGAACGAGGTTAATTACTTAATGCCGTCAATATTCCCAGAAGGGATTCCAAAGGAGAAACTAGATCTAATAAAACAGcttaatttaattgaaGTTCATGATAAAGGTGACCTTTCAGAAATATACTCTGATCCATATTTTGATGGAATGCCGATAATAAAGTACATGGAATTTAATGAAAGGTTTATGGCTAATACAATTGATATACAGTCAAACCTATATTACTCAACTAATTCAAAACAGGAACGCACATTTCATGTAGATAAGCCGGATGATTATAACTTTATAAATTGTGCCCAAAATGTCAATAACATtcttaaaataaattcaaatggAATCATCGATCatagattaatattattaatcaaagtactttttattagttacataatttttagttaacTATTAAGTTAGTTAATCACTACAGTACACtttacttagttatatatttagtcCGTTAGTGGatctttaaatattagtGGTAAGAAATTTAGGGAAATTTAACCTTTTTTTATTGATACTAGCATATTATACTGATatgtaattattaattttgattttagaTAATATTGTGTAAAACCAAAAAGAAGTTGGAATGGATTAAAAAACATAGTCCTGAATTACTGtcaaaatcaataaattcaCCAATTGatgtatttatttacatagTTAATAGTAATTAGTGATTACATATTTATGAGTGGATTTAATGAGAATTTTAGTATAAGGCGTTTGAAGTGGTGTCGAGTATTCCATTAATATATGTTGATAACAAGTATGATCAGTCATTGTATGACGATGTTTGTTCATTAAAGAATGTGAAGAATGGAATGAAGAGAAATATGATGTTAACAGCACATGCGATGAGGCAAAAAATACCATTCTACAAGTGTGCTCACCATTATAGAAGTATCTCATCAATAACTGATAACTCGACTAGTACTCTAAATAAATCTGTAATACAGGTAAATAATTGAATCTCAACAGCTTGAGTAACCAGAAAGTTATGgagaataaaaaattaatgaataaagTAAGTGCGATTGAAGCGATCGGAGATAAATTTGGCGAATTTGGTGGCGGAATCAGAGTCTGAAGGAAGCCTATCAAATAGGAAGAACTTGGGTATTAAGTCACAACCACAATCTGAATTACTGATTAGCTGGTTTTCATCCTGTTTTAAGTGGTTTAAAACCAGTTCAAGAGATAAACAGTAGAGGCTAATAAGGTCCTCATCGTAAACCTTAACCTCATCTTCTGAAAATCCAATAAAACTGAAAGGATGATCAACCTCATGATATTCTTCCTCCTCTTCTTCTTCAAACATCTCGTCATCTAGTAAATTTGATAACCCAGTCACAAAAATGTGCTCAACATTCTCCAAACTATTTAACAGCTTGTCCACATTATCCATATAATCATCCATAGAGTCATAGGAGTAAGTTATGAGCCGAACATCGTGCTCGGAATTATTTTCGGCATAAACCTTAATATCAGTTACGCTATCGTTTGGAGTGTTTTCTGAGGTATGTTCGGTGGGAGAGgaataattattaagaGTGTTGGAATAAGTGTTAAAACTAGACGAAGTATTATTTATAGGAAAGGTATCTGTGTAACTTAGGGTTTCTGAAGGCTGAGATTCTATAcattgttttaaaaaatcatcaATTAGTTTGTCATAGTCACtagaatttttataatcCTGGTGaagatttattaatttactcGATTCCGTACTTGGAGTAAATAACCTTTCGAGAATGTCAACGTCATCAGTGAAACAATACCTATTGTATATCAGCAGTAACTTCTTGTCCCCTTTGTAGCAACAGCAGTCTAAAACACGCTTAATCAAGTTTAGAgcatattttacacattcgGAATTATCGCCATCAAATAGGAAACAAACTGACTTGTTGTTCCCAtccataataatttattaaaattcatattattcGTTATATTCTACGttattttatcaacatttttgtaatttacagtttataaatttttttatagtGTTGAAGTTATAAATTTTCGAGAATATGGAATAAATCACCAAGAGATGAgattaaaactaaattattgctttaaaaaaattaacaacACAGGAAATTCTTTTTTTGACGATGTGTAACTTTTCCATAAGGCAACGGCACAGTTTGGAATCTTTGATTCTCCACTAAATCCTGTCCAGTGTAAACTATCCTTGGCAAGTTTTTAACCGGTTCATACGGATGAGTTGCATGATAACCGTTGTATCCGTAAGGCTGAATTGAAGTGTATACTGGGATTCCACCCTCGTATATTGgataattatacacatatGGCCTTTCCATAGGGTCAACAAAATTTCCTGGAATCTGCTCACCATCAACCTGCTGAATTACATACTGATTTCCCTGATACATGTTCATTTCCCTCTAATACAGTGTCATAAATcacattattatactattagtatACCCCTCTAGggtatttatatatagttagtGTAAATGAGTAGAGTGTGTATTGTTTACCTCCTCCGTCATTGTCTGATAACCGAATTGTGGGTTATAGTTTCTTTGAGATTCATCTAATTCAGTAAGATTAAGTTGATAAAGTTACCAATTCGTTGACTTCTGTCTTGATTCACATTGTTTCCCCTGGCTACTGTGTTTTTCTGGTCCATCTTGTTATATTCCTCTGTTACGAAAGACTTTTTATACTTATCTTGTTCTgatttgaaattaataatttgaaaaattaacggaaaatattaatttatttaataaattcctATTCTACATGCAAAAGTACCCTAATGTGATATTTGACACTTATACACCTTAATTATatcatatattattatatagtttaatattatgtaaataaCATTATAATACATTAGTGTGATTAGGAAAATGAGTTGAGTAAATTTGTGAACCAGGAATAGCTGAGAATTGGTATTCCCTGGCATGATACAAAggaaattgttttatttttgattGAAGGGTATATTGATGAATCTGTAGAGTTTATGTTATCTGGAGTCGAGCCGTTTTTTGAAATGACAACAGAGTTTAGGAAAATCTTTTCGTGGGATAAAAAGGTTTCAACGTCTTCAGGTGTGATGTTAAACTTTAGGAGGGACTCAGCTGTGGTCTCCTCAATGTGAACCTTTATTTCAGACAAAGTATCAAATGTGAATATTGATATCCCACAATACTTGCgatataataaacaatCCTGATTAGTCAGTTGAGAACAATTCGACTCTCTGAGCAGATACACATTCCATCCCCAAAAATActttacatttttataattttctcTGAACTTTAAACTGCATGATATGTTGTCTGGTTGTGAATTTATACTCATTTCAGCATCTAAATCCATATAACCTCCACATATTTGTGAATTGGTAttaaattgtgtaaatcCACAAAGCTGAGAATTAGTATTAAGTTGTGTAGGATTAACTTGTGATGACATAAAGTCGTTTAAATCATCCATTGTGAGTCTGTATTGTGAGGAGTCATCCTCTTTGAAGTCTTGTATTGAGAAATTGTCCAGTGAGTACTTGGCGTAATATTCTTGTGACAGTTGTATCAGGTACTCTTGTGGTATTGAGtctaatttcataattCCCTGGAAGTATGAGTCGAAGACCCACGAAATATCAACGAAATCCATAACGAAATTATGTgaatattcatttttcaACTCATTAAATGTTCTGATCATCTTCACAGTACTCCTTGAAAACATGTTGAAATCACCCTCAATCAAAGGTATGCATATTATATTCACCTCCGACTTATTCATCTAAAATACATATATGTCATTTTCTAGTGacataaattaactatataactgATCCTCCTACGGAACTAGTACCCCGTAAGAGACTATATAAATACCTTGAGTATAATAGTGTGGAGATCTTGAATATCAAAGTCAGAAGAGATTATAGAGTATGAAATGAAGTTTTTGGTTAGAATTTTAAGGCCAGTTGTGAAATCATTTGGAAACTCATTTGACGTAAAAATGttcataaatttaataacgTTCGAATGATTGAGCTCATTCAAGGCCAAAGCTTGATAATTACACgttttatttgaaaatttgaTAAGGTCAGAGTTTAGGACATTTCGAattatctttaaatttacacaCTCAAGTACTGATGGCTCGTtactaaataaaaataccaATATTGTGTGGGAATCTAAATGTTCCTTATTATATCTTGAATAATTCAGTgaattatcaaatgaatCCAACAAATGataattgttaatattGTCAAATTTGCCATGTTTGAGATCAAAATTACATTCATACACTCTTCCTTCATTTCTTGATAATGAATATACTATTCCAAACTCAACTTTATACTCGTTTTCTACACTACTATTCACATTGttaactattttatttgGTTTAACCCTATCAACGACATTATTAGTGACAATTGTATTTGTGACAGAGTTGCCCATAATATCAACATTCACATCGTTAACAGTGGAATTAGTGTCATGGTCAATGTCACCATTAGAACTGGATTTCATGTTAAAATAGGTATTCCAGCCTGAggaaatttgtaaaatctGCTCAATGTTTtctattttttcattttcgTATAAATTAACCTCGTAATTTGAATCGAgtaaatattctaaataatttttgttgAACGTGTTTTTAAACTGCTTATTAAAGTTGATGTGGTTAACCAGGTAAATGTAGTAAGACTGCTGTGACAATGGAAAGTTTAAAGTCTTTGAAACTACTAATTTCTCCACTTCTCTCCTCATTTTAAGCGGAGATTCCTTAacatttaatgaaaatatgtCATTGTTCCTCAAGTTCTCTAAAGAGTTTTCGTCCCAAAAATCCATCTTCCCACTACAgtgtaatatatacaacAATATCCAAATGATATTCACCAAATTATAGGgcaaaatattaatatccGTATCCAGTCGATTGCTATTAATTGTGTTATCTGTATTACTACTATCCATTACATTAGTTTTAGTATTATTTGGGTATAAATCTAAATACAACTTggtattaaaatgtgtCTGATGTGAATAGTTGAAGAAAATGTTGTTGAAAACCTCGTCAAGAAAGGACTTTGTGGATCCTGTAAACACGGAATTATAAGACTGGATCAGCCTTAAGTAAGATTTAATTTTGGCCaaatttgaatataaaCTATCCTTTAGTAAGATTATATCCGGCGATGCCGGTGTTTCGTAAATGGCCAAATTTGTCCCTTTAACACCCAAAATTCCGTCTAAATATAACTGTTTATCATCCTCCAGATACAGTTGCTTCTCATTCCCCAATGCCAGAATCAGAGTTTTTTCATCTGTAATAGATATATTTCCCTGCTGTAACTTGAACATTTTGAATGGAATTAGCTTCTTCAGTGCCTTGTACGAATGTGAATAATTCTTCTTGATCTCCAcaaaattagataaaaaatgatCATAAATCTTGTTATCAGAGATTCTTAGCGTTTTTTCATACATTTTATCATCGAATGTTAAGTTATACTTTATTCTAATTACAGGTCTGTTTACCA encodes:
- a CDS encoding uncharacterized protein (note;~Tap-24g11.q1c.C.cand.5 - score = 69.13), whose protein sequence is MTIPYCCHIISQIEIEYNSPSKPPKWLIYALKNPRVKLNSFDENLLKLTKNDDFATINDLNYDESDNNSSFTEENYSIITTKQSEIGSISLEDNTLTLLKREEEIKPIVQSLITKSMVYYISMYEDFSKDDMINLSKGSVPISKNSDYEMLSGLRDCLSQLYHCNSSSNEAVIITGDYSGVFSHNEILITRSNLSFLQELKAKEIPYTTIYDEIEPLSNELPKFKAEGEELSKLINSYLTNTPINYSNSPNSKINRMKFKIDDKRVSKIYLLKSLKLPISDDYDINVVRISGRKNCQKLLKLLENNTLNSFSQFNQPFNGVKPDILCVKLILSNFSVLYSKVSQTHFKLSPDNNTYKMLIRGVIIPSSLMSFLNILKLLEIAEVVNRPVIRIKYNLTFDDKMYEKTLRISDNKIYDHFLSNFVEIKKNYSHSYKALKKLIPFKMFKLQQGNISITDEKTLILALGNEKQLYLEDDKQLYLDGILGVKGTNLAIYETPASPDIILLKDSLYSNLAKIKSYLRLIQSYNSVFTGSTKSFLDEVFNNIFFNYSHQTHFNTKLYLDLYPNNTKTNVMDSSNTDNTINSNRLDTDINILPYNLVNIIWILLYILHCSGKMDFWDENSLENLRNNDIFSLNVKESPLKMRREVEKLVVSKTLNFPLSQQSYYIYLVNHINFNKQFKNTFNKNYLEYLLDSNYEVNLYENEKIENIEQILQISSGWNTYFNMKSSSNGDIDHDTNSTVNDVNVDIMGNSVTNTIVTNNVVDRVKPNKIVNNVNSSVENEYKVEFGIVYSLSRNEGRVYECNFDLKHGKFDNINNYHLLDSFDNSLNYSRYNKEHLDSHTILVFLFSNEPSVLECVNLKIIRNVLNSDLIKFSNKTCNYQALALNELNHSNVIKFMNIFTSNEFPNDFTTGLKILTKNFISYSIISSDFDIQDLHTIILKMNKSEVNIICIPLIEGDFNMFSRSTVKMIRTFNELKNEYSHNFVMDFVDISWVFDSYFQGIMKLDSIPQEYLIQLSQEYYAKYSLDNFSIQDFKEDDSSQYRLTMDDLNDFMSSQVNPTQLNTNSQLCGFTQFNTNSQICGGYMDLDAEMSINSQPDNISCSLKFRENYKNVKYFWGWNVYLLRESNCSQLTNQDCLLYRKYCGISIFTFDTLSEIKVHIEETTAESLLKFNITPEDVETFLSHEKIFLNSVVISKNGSTPDNINSTDSSIYPSIKNKTISFVSCQGIPILSYSWFTNLLNSFS
- a CDS encoding uncharacterized protein (note;~Tap-24g11.q1c.C.cand.6 - score = 10.99) — translated: MDQKNTVARGNNVNQDRSQRIDESQRNYNPQFGYQTMTEEREMNMYQGNQYVIQQVDGEQIPGNFVDPMERPYVYNYPIYEGGIPVYTSIQPYGYNGYHATHPYEPVKNLPRIVYTGQDLVENQRFQTVPLPYGKVTHRQKKNFLCC
- a CDS encoding uncharacterized protein (note;~Tap-24g11.q1c.C.cand.7 - score = 21.71) codes for the protein MDGNNKSVCFLFDGDNSECVKYALNLIKRVLDCCCYKGDKKLLLIYNRYCFTDDVDILERLFTPSTESSKLINLHQDYKNSSDYDKLIDDFLKQCIESQPSETLSYTDTFPINNTSSSFNTYSNTLNNYSSPTEHTSENTPNDSVTDIKVYAENNSEHDVRLITYSYDSMDDYMDNVDKLLNSLENVEHIFVTGLSNLLDDEMFEEEEEEEYHEVDHPFSFIGFSEDEVKVYDEDLISLYCLSLELVLNHLKQDENQLISNSDCGCDLIPKFFLFDRLPSDSDSATKFAKFISDRFNRTYFIH